One Bacillus sp. 1780r2a1 DNA segment encodes these proteins:
- the atpF gene encoding F0F1 ATP synthase subunit B → MSNTFVLGASGFNGGDILFQLVMFLILLALLRKFAFGPVMGIMKQREEHIASEIDSAEQQNQQAQKLVEEQRELLKQSREEVQVLMENARKSAEEKKEEIVAAAREESERLKALAKQEIQQEKDQAVTALREQVASLSVLIASKVIEKELSEQDQEKLINEYIQEVGDVR, encoded by the coding sequence GTGTCAAATACGTTTGTATTAGGAGCATCAGGCTTTAACGGTGGAGATATTTTATTCCAATTAGTAATGTTCCTTATCTTGCTAGCATTGTTACGAAAGTTCGCGTTTGGTCCAGTAATGGGTATCATGAAACAGCGTGAAGAGCATATTGCAAGTGAAATTGATTCAGCTGAACAGCAGAATCAACAAGCACAAAAGCTTGTTGAAGAGCAACGCGAGCTGTTAAAACAGTCTCGTGAAGAGGTTCAAGTTTTAATGGAAAACGCAAGAAAATCCGCTGAAGAGAAAAAAGAAGAAATTGTTGCTGCTGCGCGTGAAGAGTCTGAGCGCTTAAAAGCATTAGCAAAACAAGAAATTCAGCAAGAAAAAGATCAAGCAGTTACTGCACTTCGTGAGCAAGTTGCATCATTATCTGTATTAATCGCGTCGAAAGTGATTGAAAAAGAATTGTCAGAGCAAGATCAAGAGAAGTTGATCAATGAGTACATTCAAGAAGTAGGGGATGTACGATGA
- the atpE gene encoding F0F1 ATP synthase subunit C: protein MGLLAAAIAIGLAALGAGIGNGLIVSKTVEGIARQPEARGTLTTTMFIGVALVEAIPIIAVVIAFMVQGQ from the coding sequence ATGGGTTTATTAGCAGCTGCAATTGCAATTGGTTTAGCGGCACTAGGTGCTGGTATCGGTAACGGTCTTATCGTATCAAAAACAGTAGAAGGTATCGCTCGCCAACCAGAAGCACGTGGTACATTAACAACAACAATGTTCATCGGGGTTGCATTAGTAGAGGCGATTCCTATCATCGCTGTAGTAATCGCGTTCATGGTTCAAGGTCAATAA
- a CDS encoding ATP synthase subunit I, with protein MQELQHLFPRLRSYIFYLLAIYVLGWGFTPYQTVFLGLILGTALSLYNLWVLVRRAKQFGQALDEGKRPRSVGTFARFATAALAVVITISYPNTFHIIGVVMGLMTSYLVIIIDLVVQNIRRRWEER; from the coding sequence ATGCAAGAATTGCAACATTTATTTCCAAGACTTCGATCCTACATATTTTATTTATTAGCAATATACGTTCTCGGATGGGGATTTACTCCTTATCAAACCGTGTTTTTAGGCCTGATTTTAGGTACAGCACTCAGTTTGTATAACCTTTGGGTTTTAGTAAGAAGGGCTAAACAGTTTGGACAAGCGCTGGATGAAGGAAAACGACCTCGTTCAGTAGGAACATTTGCAAGGTTTGCAACCGCTGCGCTAGCAGTTGTAATTACAATCTCTTATCCAAATACTTTTCATATTATTGGTGTAGTTATGGGATTAATGACATCCTATCTTGTCATTATCATAGATTTAGTTGTTCAAAATATACGCAGGAGATGGGAAGAGAGGTGA
- the atpA gene encoding F0F1 ATP synthase subunit alpha, translating into MSIKAEEISALIKQQIENYQSEIKVSDVGTVIQVGDGIARAHGLDNVMAGELVEFSNGVMGMAQNLEENNVGIIILGPYTGIREGDEVRRTGRIMEVPVGEQLIGRVVNSLGQPVDGLGPIGTTKTRPIESQAPGVMDRKSVHEPLQTGIKAIDALVPIGRGQRELIIGDRQTGKTSVAIDTILNQKDQDMVCIYVAIGQKESTVRNVVETLRKHGALDYTIVVTASASQPAPMLFLAPYAGVTMGEEFMYNGKHVLVIYDDLTKQASAYRELSLLLRRPPGREAYPGDVFYLHSRLLERAAKLSDAKGGGSLTALPFIETQAGDVSAYIPTNVISITDGQIFLQSDLFFSGVRPAINAGLSVSRVGGSAQVKAMKKVAGTLRLDLASYRELESFAQFGSDLDQATQAKLNRGARTVEVLKQGLHKPLRVEKQVAILYALTKGFLDDVPVADITRFEDEYLAWLDSNRKEVLETIRTTGGLPEDGAFESALEAFKKTFVASE; encoded by the coding sequence ATGAGCATCAAAGCTGAAGAAATTAGTGCGCTGATAAAACAGCAAATTGAAAACTATCAGTCTGAGATTAAAGTGAGTGATGTAGGTACTGTTATCCAAGTAGGGGATGGTATCGCACGTGCTCATGGCCTCGACAATGTCATGGCTGGAGAGTTAGTTGAATTTTCAAACGGTGTCATGGGTATGGCACAAAACTTAGAGGAAAACAATGTCGGTATCATTATCTTAGGACCTTACACTGGAATTCGTGAAGGGGATGAGGTACGTCGTACGGGAAGAATCATGGAAGTTCCTGTAGGAGAACAATTAATTGGTCGTGTTGTAAACTCGTTAGGTCAACCTGTAGACGGTTTAGGCCCAATTGGAACAACAAAAACACGTCCAATTGAAAGTCAAGCTCCTGGTGTTATGGATCGTAAATCTGTACACGAGCCACTTCAAACAGGTATTAAAGCGATTGACGCGCTTGTACCAATTGGCCGTGGTCAACGTGAGCTTATCATTGGTGACCGCCAAACAGGTAAAACATCTGTGGCAATCGATACAATTTTAAATCAAAAAGACCAAGATATGGTTTGTATTTACGTAGCTATTGGTCAAAAAGAATCAACAGTACGTAACGTAGTAGAGACATTGCGTAAGCATGGAGCACTTGATTACACAATCGTTGTAACAGCATCTGCTTCTCAACCAGCACCAATGCTGTTCTTAGCACCTTATGCTGGTGTAACAATGGGTGAAGAGTTCATGTATAACGGCAAACACGTACTTGTTATCTATGATGATTTAACAAAACAAGCATCTGCATACCGTGAACTTTCATTATTACTTCGTCGTCCTCCAGGTCGTGAAGCATATCCAGGGGATGTATTCTACTTACACTCTCGTTTATTAGAGCGTGCTGCAAAATTATCAGATGCTAAAGGTGGAGGATCATTAACAGCTCTTCCATTTATTGAAACACAAGCAGGAGACGTATCTGCTTATATTCCAACAAACGTAATCTCGATTACGGATGGACAAATTTTCTTACAGTCTGACTTATTCTTCTCAGGTGTACGTCCAGCGATTAACGCAGGTCTTTCAGTATCACGTGTAGGTGGGTCAGCTCAGGTTAAAGCGATGAAGAAAGTAGCTGGAACGCTACGCTTGGATTTAGCATCTTATCGCGAGCTTGAATCATTTGCTCAGTTTGGATCAGACCTTGACCAAGCTACACAAGCAAAGCTTAACCGTGGTGCGCGTACAGTAGAGGTATTAAAACAAGGCTTACACAAGCCGCTTCGCGTAGAAAAACAAGTAGCGATTTTATATGCGTTAACAAAAGGCTTCTTAGATGATGTACCAGTTGCTGATATCACTCGTTTCGAAGATGAGTACTTAGCATGGTTGGATTCAAATCGTAAAGAAGTTCTTGAAACAATTCGTACAACTGGCGGACTGCCTGAAGATGGTGCGTTTGAGTCTGCTCTTGAAGCGTTCAAGAAAACATTTGTAGCATCTGAGTAA
- a CDS encoding F0F1 ATP synthase subunit gamma, whose amino-acid sequence MASLRDIQTRITSTKKTSQITKAMEMVSAAKLNRAEQNAKSFVPYMEKIQEVVASVAGGSKGAAHPMLTARPVKKTGYIVITSDRGLAGAYNSNVLRAVSQAIEKRHASSDEYGVIAIGKVGRDFFIKRGIPVFLEITGLSDQPSFADIQGITSQTVHMFADGTFDELYLYYNHFINTISQEVTEKKLLPLADLAPTGKLVSYEFEPSQEEILEVLLPQYAESLIYGGLLDGKASEHAARMTAMKNATDNAKDLINNLTLSYNRARQAAITQEITEIVGGAAALE is encoded by the coding sequence GTGGCATCATTACGTGATATACAAACGAGAATTACATCAACGAAAAAAACGAGTCAAATTACAAAAGCAATGGAAATGGTTTCAGCTGCAAAGTTAAACCGTGCCGAGCAAAACGCTAAGTCTTTCGTTCCTTATATGGAAAAGATTCAAGAAGTAGTTGCAAGCGTAGCAGGAGGCAGCAAAGGCGCTGCACATCCAATGCTAACGGCTCGTCCTGTAAAGAAAACAGGATACATTGTCATTACTTCAGATCGTGGCTTAGCAGGAGCTTATAATAGTAACGTTTTACGCGCTGTCTCACAAGCAATCGAAAAACGTCATGCATCTTCCGATGAATATGGTGTAATTGCAATTGGGAAAGTTGGGCGTGACTTCTTTATCAAGCGTGGTATTCCAGTGTTTTTAGAAATTACTGGTTTATCCGACCAACCATCTTTTGCTGATATTCAAGGAATTACTTCGCAAACGGTGCATATGTTCGCAGACGGTACATTTGATGAATTGTATTTATACTATAACCATTTTATTAATACAATCTCTCAAGAAGTAACGGAAAAGAAGCTGTTGCCGTTAGCTGATTTAGCTCCAACAGGGAAGCTTGTATCCTATGAGTTCGAGCCTTCTCAAGAGGAGATATTAGAAGTGCTATTGCCACAATATGCAGAAAGCCTTATTTATGGTGGCTTACTGGATGGAAAAGCAAGTGAGCACGCAGCGCGTATGACAGCGATGAAAAATGCAACGGATAATGCAAAAGACCTTATTAATAATCTTACCTTATCATATAACCGTGCTCGTCAAGCAGCAATCACGCAAGAAATTACGGAGATTGTTGGTGGAGCAGCGGCTTTAGAATAG
- a CDS encoding S8 family serine peptidase, with amino-acid sequence MFDKKNQRLTGRGIKVGVIDTGIDFNHPDLKSNYRGGYDVVDQDYSPMETVSKQGEPTLHGTHVAGIIGANGKMRGVAPEAEIYAYRALGPGGSGSSENVILAVEKAIQDGVDVINLSLGNDINGPDLPTSLALNKAVEKGIVTVTSSGNSGPGLWTVGSPGTAREAISVGASVSPTSIPFIKMESFPHDISLSPLPNAEKWDMDQKIVLKDAGSGREMIDVGNKVVLMHTGEIPLSNKINKAKKAGAKAVIVYHAINGVVDETVSELFSIPVVIVSSDVGEVIKKEIQKGNVYASTFSKTIEDIITPFSSRGPVTSTWDIKPDVVAPGYQIMSTVPNGYEPLNGTSMAAPHVAGACALLLQAHPDWSPEQVKAALMSTAKPIRNLKGELYHVYEQGAGRIQVERAVKATTLLSPSTLPFGIFEGQSSKRIKMSIFNESNYKNVYHVTPPTKKSGETWRVPLSFTLKPKEAKTISFDLQVNSHQKKKGIYDGRLEIRDSRETISIPYLYMVEKPNYPRVMGLQAMQGSDANTYIYEAFLPEGADEFGIAVYDTDTLRFVSYLDVDKKLERGMLKRKIQLQEELPKGDYKVFAYAKKDGKTEVVNARLMIE; translated from the coding sequence ATGTTTGATAAAAAAAACCAACGTTTAACAGGTAGAGGGATAAAAGTTGGAGTGATTGATACAGGAATTGACTTTAATCACCCTGATTTAAAGTCAAATTATCGAGGTGGATATGACGTTGTCGACCAAGATTACTCTCCAATGGAAACAGTAAGTAAGCAAGGAGAGCCTACGCTTCATGGTACGCATGTGGCTGGTATTATCGGAGCAAACGGGAAGATGCGTGGAGTGGCACCTGAAGCTGAAATTTATGCTTATCGAGCATTAGGTCCAGGCGGTTCTGGTTCTTCTGAAAACGTTATTCTAGCTGTTGAAAAAGCCATTCAAGATGGAGTCGATGTTATCAACTTATCCCTAGGAAACGATATTAATGGGCCAGATTTACCGACTAGTTTAGCTCTGAATAAGGCCGTTGAAAAAGGAATCGTAACGGTAACGTCCAGCGGTAATTCAGGGCCAGGATTGTGGACTGTCGGATCTCCTGGAACAGCTCGAGAAGCAATTTCAGTTGGTGCATCCGTTTCTCCAACAAGCATTCCATTTATAAAAATGGAAAGTTTCCCACATGATATTTCTCTATCTCCATTACCCAATGCTGAGAAATGGGATATGGATCAGAAAATTGTATTAAAGGACGCGGGAAGCGGAAGGGAAATGATTGATGTTGGAAATAAGGTCGTCCTTATGCATACCGGGGAAATTCCTCTATCGAATAAAATAAACAAAGCTAAAAAAGCTGGAGCTAAAGCGGTAATTGTATACCATGCTATCAACGGAGTGGTAGATGAGACTGTAAGCGAATTGTTTTCAATTCCAGTAGTTATCGTTTCGAGTGATGTGGGGGAAGTCATAAAGAAAGAAATTCAAAAAGGAAACGTGTATGCATCTACTTTCTCCAAGACTATAGAAGATATTATTACCCCTTTTAGTTCAAGGGGCCCGGTTACAAGCACATGGGACATTAAGCCTGATGTAGTAGCGCCAGGCTATCAAATCATGAGTACGGTACCGAACGGGTATGAGCCTTTAAATGGAACGAGCATGGCAGCACCTCACGTAGCGGGAGCCTGTGCTTTACTTTTACAGGCTCACCCTGATTGGTCTCCTGAACAAGTAAAAGCTGCACTGATGAGTACGGCAAAGCCAATTAGGAATTTGAAGGGTGAATTATATCACGTATATGAACAAGGCGCAGGAAGGATTCAAGTGGAACGTGCAGTAAAAGCAACAACGCTGTTATCACCTAGCACGTTACCTTTTGGAATTTTTGAAGGACAAAGTAGTAAAAGAATTAAAATGAGCATCTTTAATGAATCAAATTATAAAAACGTTTATCATGTTACGCCTCCAACAAAAAAGTCTGGTGAAACTTGGAGAGTACCGCTTTCTTTCACATTAAAGCCTAAAGAAGCGAAGACTATTTCATTTGATCTTCAGGTAAACAGCCATCAAAAGAAAAAAGGCATATATGATGGACGGTTGGAAATTCGTGATTCACGTGAAACAATATCAATACCGTATTTGTATATGGTCGAAAAGCCAAATTACCCTCGAGTTATGGGACTGCAGGCTATGCAAGGAAGTGATGCTAATACTTATATATATGAAGCATTTTTACCTGAAGGAGCGGATGAATTTGGAATTGCTGTTTATGACACGGATACCCTTCGATTCGTCTCTTATTTAGATGTAGATAAGAAATTAGAAAGAGGAATGTTAAAGCGGAAAATTCAACTGCAGGAAGAGCTACCTAAAGGTGATTATAAAGTATTCGCATATGCTAAAAAAGATGGTAAAACAGAGGTAGTAAATGCGAGGCTGATGATTGAGTAA
- a CDS encoding F0F1 ATP synthase subunit delta, producing MSQPAVAKRYALALFQLASEKQSIDALQEELDVVEAVFAQNDDLIEVLTHPKISNNRKKDLVRQTFSTLTETVQNTLLLLLDRHRIQVVGEITREYRALANEARGVAEATVYSVKALSSDEERAISETFAPKVGKHSLYITNVIDKSLIGGVKLRIGNRIYDGSISGKLESVHRELLAHRS from the coding sequence ATGAGTCAGCCGGCAGTCGCGAAGCGTTATGCATTAGCTCTTTTTCAATTAGCTTCTGAAAAGCAATCTATCGATGCTTTACAAGAAGAATTAGACGTAGTGGAAGCAGTTTTCGCTCAAAACGATGATTTAATTGAAGTGTTAACGCATCCAAAGATTTCAAACAACCGAAAAAAAGACTTAGTTCGCCAAACGTTTTCAACGTTGACAGAAACGGTTCAAAATACGCTCCTTTTATTATTAGATCGTCATCGTATTCAAGTAGTAGGGGAGATCACTCGTGAGTATCGTGCTCTTGCAAATGAAGCACGAGGTGTGGCTGAAGCTACCGTTTACTCTGTAAAAGCATTATCTTCAGATGAAGAGCGTGCTATTTCTGAAACATTTGCACCAAAGGTAGGAAAGCATTCATTATATATTACAAATGTAATCGATAAAAGCCTAATCGGCGGCGTGAAGCTTCGCATCGGCAACCGTATTTATGACGGAAGTATTTCCGGGAAATTAGAATCGGTACATCGCGAACTTCTTGCACATAGATCGTAG
- the atpB gene encoding F0F1 ATP synthase subunit A has translation MGHESPTQDFFGLTFNLSNMLMITVASVIVFLIAVLCTRTLAMKPTGMQNFLEWVLDFVKGLINSTMDWKTGGRFLTLGVTLLMYIFVANMLGLPFAVVVDHELWWKSPTADPTITLTLAAMVVVLSHYYGIKMKGFAEYGRDYFKPMPFLFPLKIIEEFANTLTLGLRLFGNIYAGEILLTLLAGLATSGTALGLFGAVVPTLAWQGFSIFVGAIQAFIFTMLTMVYLAHKVSQDH, from the coding sequence TTGGGTCATGAATCACCAACTCAAGATTTCTTTGGTCTTACGTTTAATCTCAGTAACATGTTGATGATTACCGTGGCGTCAGTCATTGTGTTTTTAATTGCAGTTTTATGTACTCGTACTTTAGCAATGAAGCCTACAGGTATGCAAAACTTCCTGGAGTGGGTATTAGACTTTGTAAAAGGCCTCATTAACAGCACAATGGATTGGAAGACAGGTGGACGCTTCTTAACACTAGGTGTAACGCTCTTAATGTATATCTTCGTTGCCAATATGTTAGGATTGCCATTTGCCGTTGTTGTCGATCACGAATTATGGTGGAAATCACCGACTGCTGATCCGACGATTACATTGACTCTAGCAGCAATGGTCGTTGTCTTATCACATTATTATGGTATTAAGATGAAGGGGTTCGCAGAATATGGTCGAGATTACTTCAAACCAATGCCTTTTCTATTCCCATTAAAGATTATTGAAGAGTTTGCAAATACGCTAACGCTTGGTCTACGTCTTTTCGGGAATATCTATGCAGGAGAAATTCTGTTAACTTTATTAGCAGGGCTTGCTACAAGTGGTACTGCTCTTGGATTATTTGGGGCGGTTGTGCCAACATTGGCATGGCAAGGCTTCAGTATTTTCGTAGGTGCAATTCAAGCATTTATCTTTACAATGTTAACAATGGTTTACCTGGCACACAAAGTGAGTCAAGACCATTAA
- a CDS encoding AtpZ/AtpI family protein: protein MTKQKRQSLQAIALMSTILSQLAGSVLIGLFGGKWIDGKVGTEPLFLVLGLLLGLAVGVYAMLRTVRQFFSGD, encoded by the coding sequence ATGACTAAGCAAAAACGGCAGTCATTACAAGCGATTGCATTAATGTCCACCATTCTTTCTCAGTTAGCAGGTTCCGTATTAATCGGTCTATTTGGTGGCAAATGGATTGATGGAAAAGTTGGGACTGAGCCACTTTTTTTAGTTTTAGGCCTTCTTTTAGGGCTTGCAGTTGGCGTCTATGCCATGCTGCGCACAGTCCGACAATTTTTTTCAGGAGATTAA